In Triticum aestivum cultivar Chinese Spring chromosome 5B, IWGSC CS RefSeq v2.1, whole genome shotgun sequence, the following proteins share a genomic window:
- the LOC123114094 gene encoding uncharacterized protein — protein MEGAGIERASSSRVGPAHAHTSHPDLATTTTMAASPPRRRASPPAILDELFEEILLRLPPDDPACLLRASLVCKAWSHTVSSPRFRRRLHELHRTPPVLGVLHNWEDDAIPRFIPTTASSFSLAAPDSRSWRALDCRHGRALFLSKRQDAEELLVWEPITGTQQRVPVPAAFHGDYPTAVVLCAVDGCDHRDCFGGPFRVVLVFCVDEEDTEQDPFLTSAAVYSSETGAWGELTSMHGQFVMYFEYYCSVVVGKSLLYFLSDGQLILEYDLVRHGLTVFNTPDCQPDYMSDDDGLDYRFNLMLAESGALGVNEELGQRLKLWTKEPSYGTDAVWVLSRVINLKILLPNDALLDATTSVQVLGFAEEANVTLVMTVAGLFSIELQSKRVRKVCGHRGFCNLIPVVSFYTPHSRLKELGGEHHDP, from the coding sequence ATGGAAGGAGCAGGGATTGAGCGAGCGAGCAGCTCGCGTGTTGGGCCGGCCCACGCACACACATCACATCCAGAcctagccaccaccaccaccatggcagcatcgccgccgcgccgccgggccTCGCCGCCGGCGATCCTGGACGAGCTATTCGAAGAGATCCTCCTCCGTCTCCCACCCGACGACCCCGCCTGCCTCCTCCGCGCCTCCCTCGTCTGCAAGGCCTGGAGCCACACCGTCTCCAGCCCCagattccgccgccgcctccatgagcTCCACCGCACACCCCCCGTGCTCGGCGTCCTCCACAACTGGGAAGACGATGCCATCCCGCGATTCATCCCCACCACCGCATCGTCCTTCTCCCTCGCCGCTCCGGACTCTCGCTCCTGGCGGGCCCTTGACTGCCGCCACGGCCGCGCCCTCTTCCTCTCCAAGCGCCAGGACGCCGAGGAGCTCCTTGTGTGGGAGCCAATCACGGGCACCCAGCAGCGCGTACCTGTGCCCGCGGCGTTCCACGGCGACTACCCTACGGCTGTCGTGTTGTGCGCAGTGGACGGGTGCGACCACCGCGACTGCTTCGGGGGCCCTTTTCGCGTGGTCTTGGTCTTCTGTGTCGACGAAGAAGACACTGAGCAAGATCCGTTTCTCACGTCGGCCGCCGTGTACTCGTCGGAGACCGGCGCCTGGGGCGAGCTGACCTCGATGCACGGCCAGTTCGTGATGTACTTTGAATATTATTGCAGCGTGGTCGTTGGGAAGTCACTGCTATACTTCTTGTCCGACGGTCAGTTGATCCTGGAGTATGATTTAGTGAGGCACGGGCTGACTGTGTTCAACACACCTGATTGCCAACCCGATTACATGTCTGATGATGATGGGTTGGACTACAGGTTTAACCTCATGCTGGCGGAGAGCGGTGCACTCGGGGTTAATGAAGAACTGGGTCAGCGTCTCAAATTGTGGACAAAGGAGCCAAGTTACGGCACTGATGCAGTATGGGTACTTAGCCGGGTCATCAACTTGAAAATTTTGCTTCCAAATGATGCTCTCCTGGATGCAACAACTTCAGTGCAAGTGTTGGGCTTTGCTGAGGAAGCAAATGTCACTTTGGTGATGACGGTTGCTGGCCTCTTCTCAATCGAACTACAATCCAAGCGGGTGAGGAAGGTGTGCGGTCATCGTGGCTTCTGTAATCTCATTCCAGTTGTCAGCTTCTACACTCCGCATTCTAGGCTCAAAGAACTCGGGGGCGAACACCATGACCCATAG